The segment AGATAAATTTTTTAATCATGAAGCTCAATACAATAAAAGGCAAATCTATACTTTTTGACCTTGATCAAAAATATATGCCTAAATTGTGCGAAAAGGTTAAAATAAATTGTAAAAAGAAAAATTAAAACAATATGGCGGGGGTGAAATTATGAAAGTTAAAGAAGATGGATTATTTAAAAGTGTTTTTTTTGCACATTTGATTATTCTTTTTCATATTCTTTTAATTTTAGGTATGGGGTTGTTAGTTTTTTTCTTTAAATTTATTATTCATTATTGGATTTGGATAATACTTGGTTGTTTATCTGTATCTGTTTCGGCTGGTTATTTGCTCATAAAAAAACTTAAAAAAAGTTCTAATGCAATAGCTGAGATATTGGATACTCCAGGAATTCAAGGTCGGCCTTTAGAAATAACTTTTCTTGGAGGCCTCGCAAATGTAAAAATTGGAAGCTCCTCTTTTAACAGTGGTAATCAAAGAACTCTCATTGAAAGTTCAAGTCAAAGTAAATTGCGAGACTTAACTGACCTTGCACGCATGTTTGATAAAAAACTTTTAACTGAAGACGAATTTAATAGAGCAAAACAAACATTATTATTAGATTAAGTAAATTAAAATGAAAAAATTAAAAGTTGCATTATTGTCGGGAGGTATATCTTCTGAAAGGGAAGTTTCTATAAAAAGTGGAAATCAAGTATATGAGGCGCTTGATAAAAATAAATATGATATATTTAAGTATGATCCGAAGACGGATATAAACAAACTTGTAGAAGAAGCAAAAACTATTGATGTTGCATTGATACTATTGCATGGAACCTATGGAGAGGACGGAACTATTCAAGGTCTCCTTGATTTATTGGGAGTTCCTTACCAAGGAGCTGGAGTGCTTGGAAGCTCTATTTCTATGAATAAATTGGTTGCCAAGCGATTGTATGAGCAGGCTGGATTAAAGATACCTGCCTATAGACTATGCAGACCTAATCAGGAAATAAATTACGATGAAATAATAGAATATTTAGGTTTTCCTATTGTTGTTAAGCCCGTAGAAGGCGGTTCAAGCATAGGGATGTCTATTGTAAAGTCTAAAGATTTGTTAAAAATAGCTATTGAACAAGCTTTTAATTACGATGACTTTGTTTTGCTTGAAGAATATATAAAAGGTATAGAAATTACAGGAAGTGTTCTTGGAAATAATGAAAATGTTCAAGCTCTTCCTATAATTGAAATTGTTCCTGATAAATTCCACGATTTTTTTGATTACGAAGCAAAATACACACCAGGTGCTACTCAAGAAATTTGTCCAGCCCGAATATCCCAATCCCATACAAAAAAGGCTCAAGAATATGCTGTTTTGGCTCATAAGACTCTTTTTTGCAAGGTATATAGTAGAACAGATATGATTTTAAAAGATGATGAAATATATATTCTTGAAACCAACACCATACCAGGAATGACTCCAAATAGTCTTTTTCCAATTGCTGCAAAAACAGCAGGGATGTCTTTTAGTGAACTACTTGATAAATTGATAGAATTAAGCATTCAATCTTAAATGATAGCCAGAGTTTTATTATTTTTTTGTGCCTTTATTATTTATGTCGTATTAAAAAAAAATGACTTTAGGAGGTTAAAATTATGAAAATATTAGTTGTAGGAGGCGGAGGAAGGGAGCATGCGCTTATATGGAAAATTTCTCAAAGCCCTAAAGTAGAAAAAATATATTGCGCTCCTGGAAATGCTGGAATCTCTAAATTAGCGACATGTATTCCAATTGGTGCTGAAGAAATCGAAAAGCTTATAAGCTTTGCTAAAGAGCATTCCATAGATTTAACTGTTGTAGGGCCAGAAGGACCTTTATCTAAAGGAATTGTTGATGAATTTGAAAAACATAATTTAAAAATATTTGGGCCAAATCAGAAAGCCGCTGAGATTGAAGCAAGCAAAACTTTTTCTAAATCTTTAATGAAAAAATACAATATTCCAACGGCAAATTGGAAATCATTTAAGAATTTTGAAATGGCAAAAAATTACATTCTTGAAATCGGATGCCCAATTGTAATTAAGGCTGACGGACTTGCTGCAGGAAAAGGAGTCATTGTATGTTCAAATAATGATGAGGCCATAAGCGCATTGGAAAAAATCATGATAAACAATGAATTCGGTGAAGCTGGCAGTTCAGTTATTATTGAAGAATGTCTTTATGGTGAAGAAGCTTCATTTATTGCCTTTACAGATGGAAAAACAGTTCTTTCTTTACCATCATCCCAAGATCATAAGCAGATATATGATGAGGATAAAGGTCCAAATACAGGAGGGATGGGAGCTTATTCTCCAGCGCCAATTATAGATTATTACATTAATAAAAAAATTATAAATGAAGTTATGCTTCCTACTATTAAAGGAATGGCTTTAGAAGGACGGTCTTATAAAGGTATTTTATATGCTGGACTTATGATCAATAAAAATAATATTAAAGTCCTTGAATTTAATGCTCGATTTGGAGACCCTGAAGCACAGCCGATTCTTATGAGGATCAAGAACGACATTATTCCAATTATGGAAGCTGTAATTGATGAAAGACTTGATGAATGTAAAATTGAAATAGACGATAGGCCATCTGTTTGTGTGGTCATGGCATCCCAAGGATACCCTGGTAATTATAAAAGAGGTTCAATAATAAATGGTCTTGATAAAGCGGAAGAAATAAAAGATGCCTCAATTTTTCATGCAGGAACGTCTAATTCAGAAAATGATATTGTAACAAGCGGAGGCAGAGTTTTAGGTGTTACAGCTATCGGAACTTCTATAAAAGACGCTATAAATAATGCTTATTCTGCTGTATCTGAAATTACGTGGGATAATGCCTATTACAGAAAAGATATAGGCAAAAAAGCAATAAAAAGGCTTGAGATACCTCCAAAAGTAGCTATAGTCATGGGCAGTGATTCAGATATAAATATTATGCTCCAAACAGTTGAAATATTAAAAGAATTTGATATACCTTTTGAAATGACTATAGCATCAGCCCATAGAACTCCAAGAAGAGCAGAAGAATTCGCTTCGTCAGCTAAGAAAAGAGGCGTAAAAGTTATTATTGCAGGAGCTGGCCACGCGGCTCACCTTGCAGGAGTTATGGCGGCATGGACGACAGTTCCGATTATTGGTGTTCCAATTGATTCTTCTTGCTTGAATGGTCTTGATTCTCTTCTTTCGACAGTTCAAATGCCTCCAGGTGTTCCTGTTGCAACTATGGCGATAGGTAAATCAGGCGCAAAAAACGCAGGGTTGCTTGCTATTCAGATATTAGCATTATCCGATCCTGTTCTTGATAAAGCCTTAGAAAATTACAAACAAAAAATGCTTGATCAGGTTGAAAAAAAGGCAAAAAATATTGAGCATCCATGACAAAATAGTAAAGATTAATATTGATAATCCTCAACCTGAATTAATTAAAAAAGCTTCCGATATTATACACGAAGAGGGGCTTGTCTGCATACCTACAAGATGTCTTTACGGATTAGCAGCGTCTGCCTTTAGTGCTGATGCTGTTAATAAAATATATAGAGTAAAAAAAAGGCTATTAAGTAAGCCTATATTAGTTTTTGTTCATGATTATAAAGAAATAGAAAAAATAGTAAAGCATGTCCCTGATGCGGCTAAACGAATAATAGATAAATTTTGGCCTGGAAAAATAACTATTATTTTTGAAGCAAAGGATATTGTTTTAAATAATATTAGCGCTAATACTGGAAAAATAGGGATTAGAATTCCTGAAAATAAAGTAGCATTTGCATTAGTAAATAAGTTAAAAATTCCAATTACTGGAACAAGTGCCAATATATCCAATGAGACTGGAGTCTCTTCTGTTGAAAAATTAGAAACAGCAATTAAAAATGCGGTTGATCTTATTATTGATGCTGGGCAATTAAAAGAAGGAATAGGCTCAACTATTATAGATGTGACAGTTGAGCCACCAAAAATTTTAAGAGAAGGCGTAATAAAATCTCAAGATATATTTGAAGTTTTATTAAAATAATAAATAGGTTATATTGAATTGAATTTACATATTAATTAATAATATTATTGGCGACATATTGCAAGGACGATATTCGTATGCGCCAATGTCCCAACCTTTTTTAGCTGGTCTATCTTTTTTATCTCTATCAATAGAAGGAGCTAAATCTCCTATGCCGGTATCAATAGCTGAGCAGTTGGGCTTTAAATTAAAATCCATTTTAGAATAATTTTTAAAAAAATTGTTATAATCTTCAAAACTAATGATAATATTGTGGTCGATTTGTACGCCTGTATCAGTAGATATGTAAGTAGTTAGATTGTTACGTATTAAGCAATCCCTGCTTGGAGTACCATTTTTATGGTTACTTATTCTTAGCCATGCTGGTCCTGGTGCTTCTGAATTTATATCTATAACTGTGTTGTTTACTATGCGACAGTTAATCGCTCCTGATAGTGTTATTCCATGCCAATGATTTGTAAATATAACATTATTTTCAATAATCCAGTCTTCAAACATTCCGTCAAAACATCCGATTCCTTGTAAATCACCGAGAAACTTTTGATTTGGATCCTCGTAATTTATAATAGTGTTCCCTCTTAATATTATTCCGATTACGGTGCCTGTTCCGACTTGACCATCTAAACCTGTTGACCAAGACTGAAACCCATCATCGTGATTAGCATTTACAGCATAACAATTTTTAATAGTATTATATTGAAATGTACTATAATTTCCAAGTCCCCTCATTCCATCTCCT is part of the Desulfobacterales bacterium genome and harbors:
- a CDS encoding D-alanine--D-alanine ligase; protein product: MKKLKVALLSGGISSEREVSIKSGNQVYEALDKNKYDIFKYDPKTDINKLVEEAKTIDVALILLHGTYGEDGTIQGLLDLLGVPYQGAGVLGSSISMNKLVAKRLYEQAGLKIPAYRLCRPNQEINYDEIIEYLGFPIVVKPVEGGSSIGMSIVKSKDLLKIAIEQAFNYDDFVLLEEYIKGIEITGSVLGNNENVQALPIIEIVPDKFHDFFDYEAKYTPGATQEICPARISQSHTKKAQEYAVLAHKTLFCKVYSRTDMILKDDEIYILETNTIPGMTPNSLFPIAAKTAGMSFSELLDKLIELSIQS
- a CDS encoding SHOCT domain-containing protein; protein product: MKVKEDGLFKSVFFAHLIILFHILLILGMGLLVFFFKFIIHYWIWIILGCLSVSVSAGYLLIKKLKKSSNAIAEILDTPGIQGRPLEITFLGGLANVKIGSSSFNSGNQRTLIESSSQSKLRDLTDLARMFDKKLLTEDEFNRAKQTLLLD
- a CDS encoding threonylcarbamoyl-AMP synthase — protein: MSIHDKIVKINIDNPQPELIKKASDIIHEEGLVCIPTRCLYGLAASAFSADAVNKIYRVKKRLLSKPILVFVHDYKEIEKIVKHVPDAAKRIIDKFWPGKITIIFEAKDIVLNNISANTGKIGIRIPENKVAFALVNKLKIPITGTSANISNETGVSSVEKLETAIKNAVDLIIDAGQLKEGIGSTIIDVTVEPPKILREGVIKSQDIFEVLLK
- the purD gene encoding phosphoribosylamine--glycine ligase → MKILVVGGGGREHALIWKISQSPKVEKIYCAPGNAGISKLATCIPIGAEEIEKLISFAKEHSIDLTVVGPEGPLSKGIVDEFEKHNLKIFGPNQKAAEIEASKTFSKSLMKKYNIPTANWKSFKNFEMAKNYILEIGCPIVIKADGLAAGKGVIVCSNNDEAISALEKIMINNEFGEAGSSVIIEECLYGEEASFIAFTDGKTVLSLPSSQDHKQIYDEDKGPNTGGMGAYSPAPIIDYYINKKIINEVMLPTIKGMALEGRSYKGILYAGLMINKNNIKVLEFNARFGDPEAQPILMRIKNDIIPIMEAVIDERLDECKIEIDDRPSVCVVMASQGYPGNYKRGSIINGLDKAEEIKDASIFHAGTSNSENDIVTSGGRVLGVTAIGTSIKDAINNAYSAVSEITWDNAYYRKDIGKKAIKRLEIPPKVAIVMGSDSDINIMLQTVEILKEFDIPFEMTIASAHRTPRRAEEFASSAKKRGVKVIIAGAGHAAHLAGVMAAWTTVPIIGVPIDSSCLNGLDSLLSTVQMPPGVPVATMAIGKSGAKNAGLLAIQILALSDPVLDKALENYKQKMLDQVEKKAKNIEHP